Within the Mumia flava genome, the region CTCGACGCCCACCACCCGAAGGAGATCCCATGTCCCGCTTCCTCGGCCGGCGCCGCTCGACGGCGCAACCCGACCGATCGCGCCGGCGCGACGAGAGAGGAGACGTCCCCGGCTGGGTCATGATCACGGTCATGTCGGCGGGGATCGTCGCCGCCCTCACCGCCGTCGCGGGCCCTCGGCTGCAGAGCATGCTGGAGGCAGCGCTGGCCTCGGTGGGCGGTTGACACGACGGCGGCGGGCGGGTGACCGCGGCTCGGCGGTCGCGGACTACTGCCTGGTGATGGTTCTGCTCGTGCCGCTGGTCCTCGGTGTCCTCCAGGTCGGGTTCGTGCTCCATGTCAGGAACACCCTGACGGCCGCGGCGGCCGACGGAGCGCGGGTCGCGGCGCGGGCGGACGGCAGTGCGGACAGCGGCGCCGATCGCACCCGCGAGGCGATCAGCCGAGCGCTCTCCCCCCGGCACGCTCGTCAGGTCACGGTCACGACCGAGAAGGTGGCGGGTCAGCCGGTCGTCGTCGTCCGGGCGGAGTCGACCGTGCCGGCCCTGGGAGTGTTCGGCCCTCAGATGGACGTGTCCGGCACGGGTCGAGCGATCCTGGAGCCGAG harbors:
- a CDS encoding TadE/TadG family type IV pilus assembly protein, whose protein sequence is MTRRRRAGDRGSAVADYCLVMVLLVPLVLGVLQVGFVLHVRNTLTAAAADGARVAARADGSADSGADRTREAISRALSPRHARQVTVTTEKVAGQPVVVVRAESTVPALGVFGPQMDVSGTGRAILEPRL